The genomic window CGAAAAATTATTTTGTTATTCATCTCCTCGTTCTTCTTGAAAGTAGGGTTTGTGGTAAAACCACCACCACCACCACCACCCGGAAGATGCAAATGCAACCAAGGGAAAGGATGCTTAGGGATTTTTTGTCCTAAGTATTGAAGGCCAAGTTGCGTAGAGACCTCACGAGAATCACTTTAGATTCAAGTGGGGTTTTCTTTTGTCTAAAATTTGGTGGTTGACGGGTTTACTCGCGAGACTTCATGATCTGTTCGAGGAGCTGGCGTTCATTGTCGGAGTAGCCTTTATCCTGATTCATTTTGAGCAAGTTGCTACCCGCTTCGAGAAGATTTACTTCGCCGTCACTGTCACTGTCGTCGTCACTGTTACCGACGGTTTTGGTTTGCGCTTCAAGTTTTTCGCCGAGGCTCGAAATATCTTCTAAATAACCCGGAGCCACATTGGCGAGCATGATGGCGCCTTTTTGCGCGTAAGGTTGGGTCATAGCCTGTTTCACCCAAAGCGGTGGATTTTCGTTATCAATCACAAGTGAGAGCACGAGATAGCCTAATGAGATGATAAATCCACCACGCAGCAATCCGAACATCATGCCGAGGAAATTATCGAACATGCCGATTTCTTCGGCTGATTTGACATAGCGAATAATCGTCGAATTCACGATGGAGAAGCTGAGTAAGGCGACAATATACGTGCCTACGCCGCCAATCAAGTAGGCCACCATGTCTTGTTTAGTATGGGGTTTGATCCATTCAGCGACATCATCAAACAGATAGACGGTAATCGCACCCGCACCCACCCATGCACCGAGTGAAAGGAATTCGCGCACAAAGCCGCGAAAGAAAGCGAGCATGGTGGAAAGCAGCATAACAATCAGTACCGCTGCATCAAACATGTTAAATTGAGCTTCAATCATAGTCTCTGTCTTAGACAGTTTCAGTTGTGAATTCCACTGCAAAAATAAGGAGCGGCTTTCTCACAGGCAGAATATATGAGGGTGACGTATTAGGTGATTGAGAAAAGGGGGTTAAGGTCAGCCAAGTGGGAAATGCTTGTGCATTGTAATCCCGATTTCTGCTCTGACTTGGGCATATAGGCTTTTTTGAAGCCGAGTTTCTC from Rickettsiales bacterium includes these protein-coding regions:
- a CDS encoding CvpA family protein is translated as MIEAQFNMFDAAVLIVMLLSTMLAFFRGFVREFLSLGAWVGAGAITVYLFDDVAEWIKPHTKQDMVAYLIGGVGTYIVALLSFSIVNSTIIRYVKSAEEIGMFDNFLGMMFGLLRGGFIISLGYLVLSLVIDNENPPLWVKQAMTQPYAQKGAIMLANVAPGYLEDISSLGEKLEAQTKTVGNSDDDSDSDGEVNLLEAGSNLLKMNQDKGYSDNERQLLEQIMKSRE